The genomic segment GAACCACCCTTGGCATCACCCTTGATGCGGCCCTTGAACGCCTTGCGGAACTTGGTTTTCTTCGGTTGCAGCATTGTCTCTACTCAGCTCCCGATCAGCGCGCCGGACGGACGCCGGAGGTTTGAGCCTCCATCATCAGCCGGTCCTGCGCCATCGGATCGTGGGCGAAGATCTCACCCTTGAAGATCCAGCACTTGATGCCGATGATGCCATAGGCGGTCAGCGCCTCGGCTTCGGCATAATCGACGTTGGCACGCAGTGTGTGAAGCGGCACGCGACCTTCGCGATACTGCTCGACACGGGCGATTTCGGCACCGCCGAGACGGCCGCCGCACATCACCTTGATACCGTCTGCACCGAGACGCATGGCGGACTGCATGGCGCGCTTCATCGCACGGCGGAAAGCCACGCGGCGAACGAGCTGGTCGGCAATGCCCTGGGCGACGAGCTTAGCGTCGATTTCCGGCTTGCGGATTTCGACGATGTTCAGCTTCACTTCGCTCTGGGTCATCTTCGAAAGCTGCGCACGCAGCTTCTCGATGTCGGCGCCCTTCTTGCCGATGATCACGCCGGGGCGCGCAGCATAGATGCTGACGCGGCACAGCTTGGCCGGACGCTCGATCACGATCTTGGAGATCGCAGCCTGCGGCACGGTTTCGATCACGAACTTGCGGATCTTGATGTCTTCCTCGAGCAGCTTCGCATAGTCACGCCCTTCGGCGTACCAGCGGCTGTCCCAGGTGCGGTTGATCTGCAGGCGCAGGCCAATCGGGTTTGATTTATGACCCATGATCAGGCCTCCTCGACTTCGCGGACGACGATACGCAGCCGGCTGAACGGCTTCAGGATGCGCGTGGACTTGCCACGGCCGCGCGTATGGAACCGCTTCATGGTGACCGACTTGCCCACGCTCGCTTCGGCGACGATCAAGGCGTCGACGTCGAGATTGTGGTTGTTTTCGGCGTTGGCGATCGCCGAGGCGAGCACCTTCTTCGCGTCCTGCGCCATCGCCCGCTTGGAGAAGGTCAGGATGTTGAGGGCTTCTTCAGCCTTCTTGCCGCGGATCAGACCGGCGACCAGGTTGAGCTTCTGGGCGGAACCACGAATGGTGGTGCCGACCGACAGCGCTTCCTTTTCACCTACGCGACGGGGAGCTTTCTGCTTGCTCATCAGCGCTTACCCTTCTTGTCGGCGGCGTGGCCGGGGAAGTTGCGCGTGGGCGCAAATTCACCGAGCTTGTGGCCGACCATTTCCTCGTTGACCGAGACGGGGATGAACTTCTGGCCGTTATAGACGTTGAACGTCAGGCCAACGAACTGCGGCAAAATCGTCGAACGACGCGACCAGGTCTTGATCGCACCAGCGCGGGTGCCCTGCTCCTGCGCGTCTTCTGCCTTCTTCAGCAGATGCAGGTCGACGAACGGGCCTTTCCAGACGGAACGAGCCATGGGGCTTACCTCTTCTTCTTCGCGTGACGCGAACGGATGATCATCTTGTCGGTCGACTTGTTATGCCGCGTGCGGGCACCCTTGGTGGGCTTGCCCCACGGAGTGACCGGATGACGGCCGCCCGAGGTCCGGCCTTCACCACCACCATGCGGGTGATCGACCGGGTTCTTCGCGACACCGCGGGTAAGCGGCTTCACGCCCATCCAACGACGACGACCAGCCTTGGCAAGCGTCTGGTTCGAGTTGTCCGGGTTGGACACCGCACCGACCGTACCCATGCAATCGCCACGCAGGTAACGCTGTTCGCCCGAATTCAGGCGGACAATCACGAGACCGCGGTCACGACCGACCAGCTGCACATAGGTGCCTGCCGAACGGGCGATCTGACCACCCTTGCCCGGCTTCATCTCCACGTTGTGGCAGATGGTACCGACCGGCATCTGGCTGAGCAGCATGGCGTTGCCCGGCTTCACGTCGGTCTTTTCACCGGCGATCACCTGGTCGCCCACGGCAACACGCTGCGGCGCGAGGATATAGGCGAGTTCGCCGTCCTCGTACTTGAGCAGCGCGATGAACGCGGTGCGGTTGGGATCGTATTCGATCCGTTCAACGGTTGCAGCAACGTCCCACTTGCGACGCTTGAAGTCGACGAAGCGATACTTCTGCTTGTGACCGCCACCAATGCCGCGCGAAGTCACGTGGCCCTTGTTGTTGCGGCCACCCGTCTTGCTCTTGCCCTCGGTGAGGGACTTGACCGGCTTGCCCTTGTAGAGGCCCGAGCGGTCCACCAGCACGAGGCCGCGACGCGCGGGGCTGGTCGGCTTGTAATTCTTGAGTGCCATTGTCTTCTAGCCTCAGATACCGCTGGTGACGTCGATGGGGTCCTGGCCGGCAGCCAGGGTCACGATCGCCTTCTTCACGTCGGTGCGCTTGTAGGCTTTGCCCTTCCAGCGCTTCGTCTTGCCCTTCTGGACAATCGTATTCACTGCCTTCACCTTGGTGTCGAACAGAGCCTCAACCGCTTCCTTGATCTGCGGCTTGGTGGCGCTGCCGGCGACCTTGAAGACGACTGCGTTGTTTTCAGACAGCAGCGTCGACTTCTCGGTGATGTGCGGCGAAAGGATCACGTCATAGTGACGCACATCCACGTCCTGCTTCTTAGCCATTGAAACGCGCCTCCAGCTTTTCGACAGCGGCGCGCGTCAGCACCAGCGTGTCATGCTTCAGGATGTCATAGACATTGGCGCCGATGGCGGGGAGGACGTTGATGTCCTTCAGGTTGCCGGCGGCACGCGCGAAGTTGTCGTTCACGCTTTCACCGTCGATCACCAGCACCTTCTTGCCCCAGCCCGCCTTGGCGAGCTGACCGGCCAGAGCCTTGGTCTTGGCATCGGTCAGTTCAAGGCTGTCAACGACGACGAGGCCGTTCTTCGCCTTGGCCGAGAGAGCCATGCGCAGACCCAGAGCACGGATCTTCTTGTTGAGCGAGATGTCGAATTCACGACGGCGGGCACCATGTGCCTTACCACCGCCAATGAACACCGGCGCCTTGCGGTCGCCGTGACGGGCCGTACCGCCACCCTTCTGGCGGCCGAACTTCTTGCCGGTACGGGCAACGTCCGAACGCTCACGGGTCGCACGGGCAATGCCGCGGCGATTTTCGAGTTGCCAGGTGACAACGCGGTGCAGGATGTCGGCGCGCGGTTCAAGACCGAACACGGCATCGTTCAGTTCAATGTCGCCCTTGGCGACCGAACCGTCGAGGTTGGAAAGCTTCACCTTCACGACTTAGCCCTCCTGGCCTTCGGCCGCTTCGACAGCCACGACTTCTTCAGCCGGGGTGTCGGCAGGCGCCGCGTCATTGCTGTTGGCCGCGCTCTTCAGCCCGGCGGGATAGGGAGCCTCGGCGTGACGCGAAACCTTCACGGAGTCGCGAACGAGGAGCCATGCGTTCTTCGAACCAGGGACCGAACCCTTCACGAAGATCAGGCCGCGTTCGTCATCGGTGCGGACGATCTCGAGGTTCTGCTGGGTGCGCTGACGGTCGCCCATGTGGCCGGCCATCTTCTTGCCCTTGAACACGCGACCCGGATCCTGACGGTTACCGGTCGAACCGTGCGCACGGTGGCTGATCGAAACACCGTGGGTGGCGCGCATACCGCCGAAACCCCAGCGCTTCATCGCACCGGCAAAGCCCTTGCCCTGCGTGTGGCCGGTGATGTCGACCAGCTGGCCCGGCACGAAGTGCGAGGCAGCGATCGTGGAACCGACTTCCAGCACCGCATCTTCAGCGACGCGGAATTCGGCGACCTTCATCTTGAGCGACACTTCGGCCTTGGCGAAATGTTCACGCTGCGGCTTGGCAACGTTCTTCTGCTTGGCTTCACCCGAACCGACCTGGAGCGCGGTGTAACCATCGTTCTCCTGGGTACGGACCGAAACCACCTGGCAGTCTTCCAGGGCAAGAACGGTCACGGGAACGTGACGTCCATCCTCCTGGAACAGGCGGGTCATCCCGACTTTCTTAGCGATCACGCCTGTGCGCATGACCAATCTCCTCAACAGAGGCACCTGGACCCATTCCAGGTGCTTGCCAGCCCTAATTGTGATGCATCGCCCCGTCCGGGCTGAGCGCCCTCCCCCGGCATGATACCTCGGGGAGAGCAAGACGGGGGACGCAGCCCGGATCGATGATCCGGCGGTATCCCAATGTCTGCGCGAGAATTTTCTCGCGAGCCGGTCCGGATAAATCCGGGCTCCGGATAGGATGCGGCCCGAAGGCCAAAACTTTCAGATCAGCGGCTTAGGCCAGCTTGATCTCAACATTCACACCTGCCGCCAGGTCCAGCTTCATCAGCGCGTCGACCGTCTGGGCGTTGGGCTGCACGATGTCCAGCAGCCGCTTGTAGGTGCGAACCTCGAACTGTTCCCGCGACTTCTTGTCGATGTGCGGACCGCGGTTCACGGTGAACTTCTCGATACGCGTCGGCAGCGGAATGGGGCCCCGGATCAGCGCGCCGGTGCGGCGGGCGGTTTCGGCAATCTCGCCAGTTGCCTGATCGAGAACGCGGTGGTCAAACGCCTTGAGGCGAATGCGAATATTCTGAGCTTCCATTTCCAACTACCGATGCGAAAGAGCCAAGGCGATCCGAAAACCGCCAAAAACAAAGAACCGCCCCGCCTCACCGAATATTCGGGAAGGGGCGGCCCCCAGAAACTTTATAGGCAAAAGCCGGACCCGCAGGGGACGAATCCCCCGCGGGTCGCGCGCCTATATTACTTCGTGATCTTGCTGACAACCCCAGAACCGACGGTACGACCGCCTTCACGGATTGCGAAGCGAAGACCTTCGTCCATAGCGATCGGAGCAATCAGCTTCACGCCGATGGTCACGTTGTCGCCCGGCATCACCATTTCAGTGCCTTCGGGAAGGATCACTTCGCCGGTCACGTCGGTGGTGCGGAAGTAGAACTGCGGACGATAGTTGGCGAAGAACGGCGTGTGACGGCCACCTTCGTCCTTCGACAGCACGTAGACTTCGGCGTTGAATTCGGTGTGCGGGTTCACGGTGCCCGGCTTGGCCAGAACCTGACCACGCTCAACCGATTCACGAGCGATACCGCGAATCAGCGCACCGACGTTGTCGCCGGCTTCACCGCGATCGAGCAGCTTGCGGAACATTTCGACGCCGGTCACGGTCGTCTTCTGGGTGTCCTTGATGCCGACGATTTCGACTTCGTCACCCACGTTCACAACGCCGGTTTCGATACGGCCGGTCACAACGGTACCACGACCCGAGATCGAGAACACGTCTTCGATCGGCATCAGGAAGGGCTTGTCGATCGGACGATCGGGCTGCGGGATGTAATCGTCAACAGCCTTCATCAGCTCGAGGATCGACTTTTCGCCGATTTCCGGATCGCGGCCTTCGAGAGCGGCCAGAGCCGAACCCTTGACGATCGGAATATCGTCGCCCGGGAAGTCGTAGCTGGAGAGCAGTTCGCGGATTTCGAGTTCGACGAGCTCGAGCAGCTCTTCGTCGTCAACCTGGTCGACCTTGTTCATGTACACGACCAGAGCCGGCACGCCGACCTGGCGGGCAAGCAGGATGTGTTCGCGGGTCTGCGGCATCGGGCCGTCAGCAGCGTTCACAACCAGGATCGCGCCGTCCATCTGGGCGGCACCGGTGATCATGTTCTTCACATAGTCAGCGTGGCCCGGGCAGTCGACGTGTGCGTAGTGACGCGCGTCGGTTTCGTATTCCACGTGAGCGGTCGAGATGGTGATGCCGCGCTCGCGCTCTTCCGGAGCCTTGTCGATGTTCGCGAAATCGACGGGGGCGCCGAGGACCTTGGTGATCGCAGCGGTCAGCGTGGTCTTGCCGTGGTCGACGTGACCGATGGTGCCGATGTTGCAGTGCGGCTTGGTCCGCTCAAATTTTGCCTTAGCCATTTGTCAAAACCTCTATTTTCTCAAAATTCGATCAATGCGGGAGACGGCGCCCGTTGAATCAGGCGCCGCCCCTAGACGGTCACTCGCCTTTAGGCAAGCTTCTCCTTGACTTCGGCCGCCACGTTGGCGGGCACTTCGTCATAGTGCGAGAACTGCATCGTGTACTGGGCGCGGCCCTGGGTGAACGAACGCAGTTCATTGACGTAGCCGAACATGTTGGCCAGCGGCACGAAGGCCTCGACCACCTGGGCATTACCGCGGCTGTCGGTGCCCTGGATCTGGCCACGACGGGAGTTCATGTCGCCGATAACGTCGCCCATGAATTCTTCCGGAGTAACCACTTCCACCTTCATGATCGGTTCGAGCAGCTTGATGCCCGACTTCTCGGCCACTTCGCGCATCGCGCCGCGACCGGCGATTTCGAACGCGATCGTCGAGGAGTCGACGTCGTGATACGCACCGTCATAGAGGCGAATTTCGAAGTCGATGATCGGGAAGCCGATCAGATAGCCGCTGGCTGCCTGTTCGCGCATGCCCTTTTCGATCGACGGAATGTATTCGCGCGGAATGTTGCCGCCCTTGATCTCGTCGATGAAGGTGATGCCAGCACCGCGTTCGCCCGGAGCAACCTTGACCTTCACGCGACCGAACTGACCGGTACCGCCCGACTGCTTCTTGTGGGTGAAGTCCACATCGACAGGCTTCGAAAGCGATTCGCGATAGGCCACCTGCGGCGCACCGACGTTGGCTTCGACCTTGAATTCGCGACGCATGCGGTCGACGAGGATTTCAAGGTGAAGTTCGCCCATGCCCTTGATGATGGTCTGGCCCGATTCATGGTCGGTCGAGACGCGGAACGAGGGATCTTCGGCAGCCAGGCGGTTGAGCGCGATGCCCATCTTTTCCTGGTCGGCCTTGGTCTTGGGTTCCACCGACAGTTCGATAACCGGCTCGGGGAATTCCATACGCTCGAGGATGATCGGCGCGTTCTTGGCGCACAGCGTATCGCCCGTGGTGGTTTCCTTCAGGCCCGCCAGAGCAACGATGTCGCCAGCGAATGCTTCGTCGATGTCCTCACGGTTGTTGGAGTGCATCAGCAGCATACGGCCGATCTTTTCGTCCTTCTCCTTCACGGAGTTAAGGTACGAACCCTTCGACAGCTTGCCCGAATAGATGCGGGCGAAGGTCAGCGAACCCACGAACGGGTCGTTCATGATCTTGAACGCCAGCGCGCTGAACGGAGCTTCGTCGCTCGAAGGACGGGTATCTTCTTCGTCCGTGCCGGGCTTCACGCCCTTGATGGCCGGAACGTCGATCGGGCTCGGCAGGTAGTCGACAACGGCGTCGAGCAGGGCCTGCACGCCCTTGTTCTTGAACGAGGAGCCGCACAGCACCGGAACGAACGCATGTTCCAGCGTGCCCTTGCGGATCAGCGCCTTGAGCTGGGCCACGTCGGGCTCAACGCCTTCGAGGTAGGCTTCGGTCGCATCGTCGTCCTGTTCGACGGCGAGTTCGACCAGCTTCTGGCGATAGTCGGCAGCCTTGTCGGCGAGGTCGGCCGGGATTTCTTCGTAGAAGAATTCGGCGCCCAGGCTTTCATCCTTCCAGATGATCGCACGGTTGTTGACGAGGTCCACCAGGCCCTTGAAGCCCGATTCAGCGCCGATCGGCAGATAGAGCACGAGCGGAACCGCGCCGAGGCGATCGATGATCGTCTGCACGCAGTAGTAGAAGTCCGCACCGGTACGGTCGAGCTTGTTGATGTAGCACATCCGGGGCACGCCGTACTTTTCAGCCTGGCGCCACACGGTTTCGGACTGCGGCTCAACGCCGGCCACGCCGTCGAAAGCGGCAACCGCACCGTCGAGCACGCGCAGCGAACGTTCCACCTCGATGGTGAAGTCCACGTGGCCCGGGGTGTCGATGATGTTCAGGCGATGCTCGGGGCCATTGCCTTCGTCAGCCTTCCAGAAGCAGGTCGTCGCGGCCGACGTGATGGTGATGCCGCGTTCCTGTTCCTGTTCCATCCAGTCCATGGTGGCGGCGCCATCGTGCACTTCGCCGATCTTGTAGGACTTGCCGGTGTAGTAGAGAATCCGCTCGGTCGTCGTGGTCTTGCCGGCGTCGATATGCGCCATGATACCGAAATTGCGGTAGCGTTCGATCGGATGGCTGCGTGCCATGGTGGTTTCCTTAAGGCCTTTCGGAGTTCAGGCCGGCCAATGCCGGCCCTCGCCCCATATAGTAACGATTGTGACCGGCAAAAGACACGCCCGATGCGTGCCCTTCCCCGGCCCGCCGCTTACCAGCGGTAGTGGCTGAACGCGCGGTTGGCGTCGGCCATGCGGTGAGTATCTTCCCGCTTCTTGACCGCGTTGCCGCGATTGTTCGCCGCATCCATCAGCTCACCCGAAAGGCGGGCAGCCATGGTGGTTTCCGCACGGCCGCGAGCGGCAGTGATGAGCCAGCGGATCGCCAGGGCCTGGGCGCGCTCGGGGCGCACTTCCACGGGAACCTGGTAGGTTGCACCACCAACGCGGCGCGAACGCACTTCGATGGCGGGCTTCACATTGTTCAGCGCGTCATGGAAAACCTGAACCGGATCGGTCTTGGCCTTGGTCTCGACAGTG from the Erythrobacter sp. SG61-1L genome contains:
- the rpsC gene encoding 30S ribosomal protein S3, whose amino-acid sequence is MGHKSNPIGLRLQINRTWDSRWYAEGRDYAKLLEEDIKIRKFVIETVPQAAISKIVIERPAKLCRVSIYAARPGVIIGKKGADIEKLRAQLSKMTQSEVKLNIVEIRKPEIDAKLVAQGIADQLVRRVAFRRAMKRAMQSAMRLGADGIKVMCGGRLGGAEIARVEQYREGRVPLHTLRANVDYAEAEALTAYGIIGIKCWIFKGEIFAHDPMAQDRLMMEAQTSGVRPAR
- the rplV gene encoding 50S ribosomal protein L22, whose protein sequence is MSKQKAPRRVGEKEALSVGTTIRGSAQKLNLVAGLIRGKKAEEALNILTFSKRAMAQDAKKVLASAIANAENNHNLDVDALIVAEASVGKSVTMKRFHTRGRGKSTRILKPFSRLRIVVREVEEA
- the rpsS gene encoding 30S ribosomal protein S19, which translates into the protein MARSVWKGPFVDLHLLKKAEDAQEQGTRAGAIKTWSRRSTILPQFVGLTFNVYNGQKFIPVSVNEEMVGHKLGEFAPTRNFPGHAADKKGKR
- the rplB gene encoding 50S ribosomal protein L2 encodes the protein MALKNYKPTSPARRGLVLVDRSGLYKGKPVKSLTEGKSKTGGRNNKGHVTSRGIGGGHKQKYRFVDFKRRKWDVAATVERIEYDPNRTAFIALLKYEDGELAYILAPQRVAVGDQVIAGEKTDVKPGNAMLLSQMPVGTICHNVEMKPGKGGQIARSAGTYVQLVGRDRGLVIVRLNSGEQRYLRGDCMGTVGAVSNPDNSNQTLAKAGRRRWMGVKPLTRGVAKNPVDHPHGGGEGRTSGGRHPVTPWGKPTKGARTRHNKSTDKMIIRSRHAKKKR
- a CDS encoding 50S ribosomal protein L23, which produces MAKKQDVDVRHYDVILSPHITEKSTLLSENNAVVFKVAGSATKPQIKEAVEALFDTKVKAVNTIVQKGKTKRWKGKAYKRTDVKKAIVTLAAGQDPIDVTSGI
- the rplD gene encoding 50S ribosomal protein L4, with translation MKVKLSNLDGSVAKGDIELNDAVFGLEPRADILHRVVTWQLENRRGIARATRERSDVARTGKKFGRQKGGGTARHGDRKAPVFIGGGKAHGARRREFDISLNKKIRALGLRMALSAKAKNGLVVVDSLELTDAKTKALAGQLAKAGWGKKVLVIDGESVNDNFARAAGNLKDINVLPAIGANVYDILKHDTLVLTRAAVEKLEARFNG
- the rplC gene encoding 50S ribosomal protein L3; the protein is MRTGVIAKKVGMTRLFQEDGRHVPVTVLALEDCQVVSVRTQENDGYTALQVGSGEAKQKNVAKPQREHFAKAEVSLKMKVAEFRVAEDAVLEVGSTIAASHFVPGQLVDITGHTQGKGFAGAMKRWGFGGMRATHGVSISHRAHGSTGNRQDPGRVFKGKKMAGHMGDRQRTQQNLEIVRTDDERGLIFVKGSVPGSKNAWLLVRDSVKVSRHAEAPYPAGLKSAANSNDAAPADTPAEEVVAVEAAEGQEG
- the rpsJ gene encoding 30S ribosomal protein S10 — encoded protein: MEAQNIRIRLKAFDHRVLDQATGEIAETARRTGALIRGPIPLPTRIEKFTVNRGPHIDKKSREQFEVRTYKRLLDIVQPNAQTVDALMKLDLAAGVNVEIKLA
- the tuf gene encoding elongation factor Tu; this translates as MAKAKFERTKPHCNIGTIGHVDHGKTTLTAAITKVLGAPVDFANIDKAPEERERGITISTAHVEYETDARHYAHVDCPGHADYVKNMITGAAQMDGAILVVNAADGPMPQTREHILLARQVGVPALVVYMNKVDQVDDEELLELVELEIRELLSSYDFPGDDIPIVKGSALAALEGRDPEIGEKSILELMKAVDDYIPQPDRPIDKPFLMPIEDVFSISGRGTVVTGRIETGVVNVGDEVEIVGIKDTQKTTVTGVEMFRKLLDRGEAGDNVGALIRGIARESVERGQVLAKPGTVNPHTEFNAEVYVLSKDEGGRHTPFFANYRPQFYFRTTDVTGEVILPEGTEMVMPGDNVTIGVKLIAPIAMDEGLRFAIREGGRTVGSGVVSKITK
- the fusA gene encoding elongation factor G, with amino-acid sequence MARSHPIERYRNFGIMAHIDAGKTTTTERILYYTGKSYKIGEVHDGAATMDWMEQEQERGITITSAATTCFWKADEGNGPEHRLNIIDTPGHVDFTIEVERSLRVLDGAVAAFDGVAGVEPQSETVWRQAEKYGVPRMCYINKLDRTGADFYYCVQTIIDRLGAVPLVLYLPIGAESGFKGLVDLVNNRAIIWKDESLGAEFFYEEIPADLADKAADYRQKLVELAVEQDDDATEAYLEGVEPDVAQLKALIRKGTLEHAFVPVLCGSSFKNKGVQALLDAVVDYLPSPIDVPAIKGVKPGTDEEDTRPSSDEAPFSALAFKIMNDPFVGSLTFARIYSGKLSKGSYLNSVKEKDEKIGRMLLMHSNNREDIDEAFAGDIVALAGLKETTTGDTLCAKNAPIILERMEFPEPVIELSVEPKTKADQEKMGIALNRLAAEDPSFRVSTDHESGQTIIKGMGELHLEILVDRMRREFKVEANVGAPQVAYRESLSKPVDVDFTHKKQSGGTGQFGRVKVKVAPGERGAGITFIDEIKGGNIPREYIPSIEKGMREQAASGYLIGFPIIDFEIRLYDGAYHDVDSSTIAFEIAGRGAMREVAEKSGIKLLEPIMKVEVVTPEEFMGDVIGDMNSRRGQIQGTDSRGNAQVVEAFVPLANMFGYVNELRSFTQGRAQYTMQFSHYDEVPANVAAEVKEKLA
- the rpsG gene encoding 30S ribosomal protein S7, encoding MSRRRRPEKREILPDPKFGDVVLSKFMNNLMYDGKKSAAEKIVYGALDTVETKAKTDPVQVFHDALNNVKPAIEVRSRRVGGATYQVPVEVRPERAQALAIRWLITAARGRAETTMAARLSGELMDAANNRGNAVKKREDTHRMADANRAFSHYRW